One Streptomyces sp. NBC_00102 DNA segment encodes these proteins:
- a CDS encoding NUDIX domain-containing protein — MTAIVIEDGEILLLDQDTDARSFSLPGGKVEDGESLGDALVREMKEETGIDVEVGRLLYVCDVVKAHVVHITFEARRIGGTVGDVKEGADTTPIRGVKFVPLEDLTGLGFEARFVDLCKQGFPGAGSYMGPKSAIGL; from the coding sequence GTGACGGCCATCGTCATTGAAGACGGCGAGATCCTTCTCCTCGACCAGGACACCGATGCCCGGTCCTTCAGCCTGCCGGGCGGCAAGGTCGAGGACGGCGAGAGCCTGGGGGATGCACTGGTGAGGGAGATGAAGGAGGAGACCGGCATTGACGTCGAGGTCGGCCGACTCCTCTATGTCTGCGACGTCGTCAAGGCTCACGTGGTCCACATCACCTTCGAGGCCCGCCGGATCGGCGGAACAGTCGGTGACGTGAAGGAGGGCGCCGACACGACGCCGATTCGCGGCGTGAAGTTCGTCCCCCTTGAAGACCTGACCGGACTGGGCTTCGAGGCCCGGTTCGTCGATCTGTGCAAGCAGGGGTTCCCGGGCGCGGGCTCGTACATGGGGCCTAAGTCAGCCATCGGTCTCTGA
- a CDS encoding SAM-dependent methyltransferase, whose amino-acid sequence MDQNANGDHAESNRREYGTDWAPATPIPRVSDDWHVVPTSARLYNWLTNGADHYPADQQVFQGLATDDINQAKAAASINMDHNARIAGTLAQHGVDQVLDLGCGLPQMPRRTMWPDVHAAVLRVRPDATMIYVDVDPVVIAHRRIATAHRGVAFVQGDLRDMATLLASDEINGRLDLTRPVAALVHDVLPWIPNPQATDAMQVLRDWAPAGSRLSITHAADMPPTMPSTLTPLVRDAADRNPDADITYRPRTQDTIATYFGNWALLDPGIVPTHKWHRSHSHRALPSHFAGAYAGVAVKGVDSPWERQPSTPAVPAGSPEGTIREHSHAPGGDSGPGGSGPGHPRPEAVRQADRPARRPRDLPARQPVPDPGCDSVPVLRAREHAQPSHEIPAGAGTPLRRAGRDLHPRRGPSAHEQVGTAHRRGSASSHCGRSHPPGHTSDR is encoded by the coding sequence ATGGACCAGAACGCGAACGGCGATCACGCCGAGAGCAACCGCCGTGAGTACGGGACGGACTGGGCCCCCGCCACGCCGATCCCACGAGTCTCGGACGACTGGCACGTGGTTCCCACGAGCGCCCGGCTCTACAACTGGCTGACGAACGGGGCGGACCACTACCCCGCCGACCAGCAGGTGTTCCAGGGCCTTGCGACGGATGACATCAACCAGGCCAAGGCCGCCGCGAGCATCAACATGGACCACAACGCCAGGATCGCGGGGACGTTGGCGCAGCACGGCGTCGACCAGGTCCTCGACCTGGGGTGCGGTCTGCCGCAGATGCCCCGCCGCACGATGTGGCCGGACGTGCACGCCGCGGTCCTCCGCGTCCGGCCGGACGCCACGATGATCTACGTGGACGTCGACCCGGTAGTGATCGCCCATCGGCGCATCGCCACCGCGCACAGAGGTGTCGCGTTCGTTCAGGGAGACCTGCGCGACATGGCCACCCTGCTGGCCTCCGACGAGATCAACGGCCGACTGGACCTCACCCGCCCGGTCGCCGCCCTGGTGCACGACGTTCTGCCCTGGATCCCTAATCCGCAGGCCACGGACGCGATGCAAGTCCTGCGGGACTGGGCGCCTGCCGGCAGCCGGCTCTCCATCACGCATGCCGCCGACATGCCACCCACCATGCCGTCCACGCTGACGCCGCTCGTACGCGACGCGGCCGACCGCAACCCGGACGCCGACATCACCTACCGTCCCCGCACCCAGGACACCATCGCGACGTACTTCGGCAACTGGGCGCTCCTCGATCCCGGCATCGTGCCCACCCACAAGTGGCACCGCAGCCACTCCCACCGCGCCCTTCCCTCGCACTTCGCCGGCGCCTACGCCGGAGTCGCCGTGAAGGGAGTCGACTCCCCGTGGGAGCGACAGCCATCCACCCCCGCAGTTCCGGCAGGGTCTCCGGAAGGCACGATTCGTGAACACTCCCACGCCCCGGGTGGCGACAGCGGTCCCGGCGGTTCCGGCCCCGGGCACCCCCGGCCGGAAGCTGTACGACAAGCTGATCGCCCTGCTCGACGACCACGAGACCTACCCGCCAGGCAGCCAGTTCCCGACCCGGGCTGCGATTCGGTTCCGGTACTCCGTGCCCGCGAGCACGCTCAACCCAGTCATGAAATACCTGCTGGCGCAGGGACGCCTCTGCGTCGCGCCGGGCGGGACCTTCATCCCCGGCGGGGGCCCTCCGCTCACGAGCAGGTTGGGACCGCGCATCGCCGAGGCAGTGCGAGCTCGCATTGCGGACGGAGCCATCCCCCCGGACACACCTCTGACCGCTGA
- a CDS encoding GntR family transcriptional regulator gives MRARIADGAIPPDTPLTADLAAEFHIGTRTVSNALRPLVEEGLLKARRGFGTTLAPPATACAGPATPLQTEAVDRP, from the coding sequence GTGCGAGCTCGCATTGCGGACGGAGCCATCCCCCCGGACACACCTCTGACCGCTGATCTCGCCGCAGAGTTCCACATCGGCACCCGCACGGTGAGTAATGCCCTTCGCCCCCTGGTGGAGGAAGGGCTGCTGAAAGCCCGCCGCGGCTTCGGCACCACCCTGGCCCCGCCGGCAACCGCGTGTGCAGGTCCTGCAACGCCGTTGCAGACAGAAGCAGTCGACCGCCCGTAG
- a CDS encoding DUF6415 family natural product biosynthesis protein has translation MPAWPVPQRLAPRPPAARAAQLAADGIRTVVDRVLAWDLSGPAADRPDTDIAADLLDQLTAHARNLAARLELDYRTLSPASQSRPTATAVLGEASRRLDQRPPVHTTRGVARRAQNIARLVRALARAADAVRSETAAPQKGTR, from the coding sequence ATGCCCGCCTGGCCCGTGCCCCAGCGCCTCGCACCGCGGCCGCCCGCCGCTCGCGCCGCCCAGCTCGCCGCGGACGGCATCCGGACGGTCGTCGACCGGGTGCTCGCCTGGGACCTCTCGGGCCCGGCCGCCGACCGGCCGGACACCGACATCGCCGCGGACTTGCTCGACCAGCTCACGGCCCACGCGCGGAACCTCGCCGCACGCCTCGAACTCGACTACCGGACGCTGTCGCCGGCCTCGCAGTCCAGGCCCACCGCCACGGCCGTACTGGGCGAAGCATCCCGCCGGCTCGACCAGCGACCCCCTGTTCACACCACGCGGGGCGTGGCCAGACGAGCGCAGAACATCGCTCGCCTCGTCCGCGCCTTGGCACGCGCCGCCGACGCCGTCCGCTCGGAGACGGCCGCACCTCAGAAGGGCACCCGATGA
- a CDS encoding SUMF1/EgtB/PvdO family nonheme iron enzyme, with protein sequence MHGRTVGSGPTPTAPVLVLGTFERVGSNWLSDTFRNVMPQHNEPFRQQLGRSHPLSPRARTAADLRGVSLGRLGWHHLTCALDDLYGVPRHMVKETNLFFATDTILALLPASPVVLLTRAPVGIASSFARGGLWQRWGYDDRYAQLAATARSPRWRSFASLLPQDDPAEPLALGRLVAVNALLLARALMSDPSRSYRRLSYEAHVRERDRTVDGVATFVGVPVPAASVGTVGELPPRADTTFATTQSKTGLVAELDSASAELVQEGVREVLTGARVFFNDTWTDAAESWLSGDDEYELRIPARGVRGRSVRAVTQASAPGKPLYVRKGDGPAWRNYLISNNEMAEMLTLLHAAGTPNAHFGAHLLVCPMPHERGGRLHFDPARRQWTPSPGFEHHPAYWVTWIGAAAFAAWEGSRLPTRAEMVQWTAGVRPQNTDYSLGDTTGVVQAERSPAEVHHLVGNLQVWCGDGPNRGNGPLQRYLHGAAWNTPSSDESVHAVRHRYLLGASRGVGVRLVQDQYPSRVTALGAWEIAQVLRSWIDGLGGPEQHAGAPDHRLVSALTGKSETDG encoded by the coding sequence ATGCACGGCCGCACCGTCGGATCCGGTCCGACACCGACCGCCCCCGTTCTGGTCCTGGGGACGTTCGAGCGGGTCGGCTCGAACTGGCTCTCCGACACCTTCAGGAACGTGATGCCTCAGCACAACGAGCCGTTCCGCCAGCAGCTCGGCCGCAGCCACCCGCTGTCCCCCCGCGCGAGAACGGCGGCCGACCTGAGGGGAGTTAGCCTCGGTCGACTTGGATGGCACCACCTGACCTGTGCCCTCGACGACCTCTACGGGGTACCGCGCCACATGGTGAAGGAAACGAACCTCTTCTTCGCCACGGACACGATCCTTGCCCTTCTCCCGGCGTCGCCCGTTGTTCTGCTGACGCGGGCTCCCGTAGGCATCGCAAGCTCTTTCGCTCGCGGCGGGCTGTGGCAGCGGTGGGGCTACGACGACCGGTACGCGCAGCTCGCCGCGACGGCCCGCTCGCCGAGGTGGAGGTCGTTCGCCTCACTGCTTCCGCAGGACGACCCGGCGGAGCCGCTGGCGCTGGGCCGACTCGTCGCCGTCAACGCACTTCTGCTCGCTCGCGCGCTGATGTCGGACCCCTCCCGCTCCTACCGCCGACTCTCCTACGAGGCGCACGTACGAGAGCGCGACCGCACCGTGGACGGCGTCGCCACATTCGTGGGGGTTCCGGTGCCCGCAGCCTCCGTTGGCACGGTCGGAGAACTGCCACCGCGTGCGGACACGACGTTCGCCACTACACAGTCCAAGACCGGCCTCGTCGCCGAACTGGACAGCGCCAGCGCCGAACTGGTCCAGGAAGGCGTCCGGGAAGTGCTCACCGGGGCCCGCGTGTTCTTCAACGACACGTGGACGGACGCCGCGGAAAGCTGGCTGTCAGGCGACGACGAATACGAACTGCGCATCCCGGCGCGGGGCGTCCGGGGCAGGTCCGTGCGCGCCGTCACACAAGCGTCCGCCCCGGGGAAGCCCTTGTACGTACGCAAGGGCGATGGCCCGGCATGGCGGAACTACCTGATCAGCAACAACGAGATGGCAGAAATGCTGACTCTGCTCCACGCCGCCGGGACGCCGAACGCGCACTTCGGTGCGCACCTGCTGGTCTGTCCGATGCCTCACGAACGCGGTGGTCGGCTGCACTTCGACCCCGCTCGACGGCAGTGGACGCCGAGTCCCGGTTTCGAGCACCACCCCGCCTACTGGGTCACCTGGATCGGCGCCGCCGCGTTCGCGGCCTGGGAAGGAAGCCGACTTCCCACTCGCGCGGAGATGGTCCAGTGGACAGCCGGCGTGCGACCGCAGAACACCGACTACAGCCTGGGCGACACGACCGGCGTGGTCCAGGCCGAGCGGAGCCCCGCAGAGGTCCACCACCTTGTCGGCAACCTTCAGGTCTGGTGCGGGGACGGTCCCAACCGGGGAAACGGGCCTCTGCAGAGATACCTCCACGGTGCTGCGTGGAACACTCCCAGCTCCGACGAGTCCGTCCACGCGGTACGGCACCGGTACCTGCTCGGCGCGTCCCGAGGAGTAGGCGTGCGCCTCGTACAGGACCAGTACCCCTCCAGGGTTACGGCTCTCGGCGCCTGGGAGATCGCTCAGGTACTGCGGTCGTGGATCGACGGCCTCGGTGGTCCGGAACAGCACGCCGGAGCCCCGGACCACCGTCTGGTCAGTGCGCTGACCGGGAAGTCAGAGACCGATGGCTGA
- a CDS encoding ATP-binding protein codes for MSEALPPRDTLKLADTPNAVGLARLHTTNVLSRWGVPAEIVETVKLIVSELTTNAVRHPKEAGDEVSIYSSEFDVQTFELALEIDRDAVRVSVWDHDARPPVLTEPGVEATSGRGILIVAAVSNRWGHHLARGLPGKVVWAEVSLSSARESREQSMGSPPATERGRLRADPKLLGRVLVGVREL; via the coding sequence ATGTCCGAGGCACTACCCCCGCGAGACACCCTCAAGCTGGCCGACACACCCAACGCCGTTGGGCTGGCGCGGCTCCACACGACCAACGTCCTCTCCCGCTGGGGAGTGCCGGCCGAGATCGTCGAGACGGTAAAGCTCATCGTTTCGGAGCTGACCACGAACGCGGTACGGCACCCGAAGGAGGCGGGCGACGAGGTATCCATCTACTCCTCGGAGTTCGACGTGCAGACCTTCGAGTTGGCGTTGGAGATCGATCGTGACGCCGTTCGGGTGTCTGTGTGGGACCACGACGCGAGGCCGCCCGTGTTGACGGAGCCCGGGGTGGAGGCGACGAGCGGGCGAGGAATCCTCATCGTTGCCGCGGTGAGCAACCGCTGGGGCCACCACCTTGCCCGGGGCCTCCCGGGCAAGGTGGTGTGGGCCGAGGTCAGTTTGTCCTCTGCGCGTGAGAGCCGGGAACAGTCGATGGGTAGTCCGCCCGCGACCGAGCGCGGACGCCTCCGTGCCGACCCGAAGCTGCTCGGTCGCGTTCTCGTTGGCGTCAGGGAGCTCTGA
- a CDS encoding DUF5999 family protein — translation MCPHQPPCPVAESPAHEAARLVVYRPEQGWGLRCNGALCFEDTGELLPNGQIIAPHRPTPKAAT, via the coding sequence ATGTGTCCGCATCAACCGCCCTGTCCTGTTGCCGAGTCTCCCGCCCATGAGGCGGCCCGCCTGGTCGTCTATCGACCCGAGCAGGGGTGGGGCCTGCGGTGCAACGGTGCCTTGTGTTTCGAGGACACCGGCGAGCTGCTGCCAAACGGGCAGATCATCGCTCCGCATCGCCCCACCCCCAAGGCGGCGACATGA